One segment of Meriones unguiculatus strain TT.TT164.6M chromosome X, Bangor_MerUng_6.1, whole genome shotgun sequence DNA contains the following:
- the LOC110542361 gene encoding C-X-C chemokine receptor type 3: MGRELVSPPENRSRFLRSAEVPNHKCQSREEGSTEPDPSSNSQSTSLAMYLEISEFQVLDGSDLVFLLENNTSPYDYGENESNFSTSPPCPQDFSLNFDRAFLPALYSLLFLLGLLGNGAVAAVLLSQRTALSSTDAFLLHLAVADALLVLTLPLWAVDAAVQWVFGSGLCKVAGALFNINFYAGAFLLACISFDRYLSIVHATQIYRRDPRIRVALTCIVVWGLCLLFALPDFIYLSASHDERLKATHCQYNFPQVGRTALRVLQLVAGFLLPLLVMAYCYTHILAVLLASRGQRRLRAMRLVVVVVVAFAICWTPYHLVVIVDILMDLGVLARNCGRESHADVAMSITSGMGYMHCCLNPLL; encoded by the exons ATGGGAAGGGAATTAGTGTCTCCTCCTGAGAACAGAAGCAGGTTCCTGAGGAGTGCTGAAG TTCCCAACCACAAGTGCCAAAGCAGAGAAGAAGGCAGCACTGAGCCTGATCCCAGCAGCAACAGCCAGAGCACCAGCCTAGCCATGTACCTTGAG ATTAGTGAATTTCAAGTGCTAGATGGTTCGGACCTTGTGTTTCTTCTGGAAAACAACACCTCTCCCTATGATTATGGGGAAAATGAGAGCAACTTCTCTACCTCCCCGCCCTGCCCACAGGACTTCAGCCTGAACTTTGACAGAGCCTTCCTGCCAGCCCTCTACAGCCTCCTCTTTTTGCTGGGGCTGCTAGGCAATGGAGCAGTGGCTGCTGTACTGCTGAGTCAGCGCACTGCCCTGAGCAGCACAGACGCCTTCCTGCTCCATCTGGCTGTAGCTGATGCACTTCTGGTATTGACactcccactgtgggcagtggATGCTGCTGTCCAGTGGGTTTTTGGCTCTGGCCTCTGCAAAGTGGCAGGTGCCCTCTTCAACATCAACTTCTATGCAGGGGCCTTCCTGCTGGCCTGTATAAGCTTCGACCGCTATCTGAGCATAGTGCATGCCACCCAGATCTACCGAAGGGACCCCAGGATACGTGTAGCCCTCACCTGCATTGTTGTCTGGGGACTCTGTCTGCTCTTTGCCCTCCCAGATTTCATCTACCTGTCGGCCAGCCATGATGAGCGTCTCAAAGCTACCCACTGCCAGTACAACTTCCCACAGGTGGGTCGTACTGCTCTGCGTGTACTGCAGCTGGTGGCTGGTTTCCTGTTACCCCTTTTAGTCATGGCCTACTGCTATACCCATATCCTGGCTGTGCTGCTGGCTTCCAGAGGCCAGAGGCGCTTGCGAGCTATGAGGCTAGTGGTAGTGGTGGTTGTGGCTTTTGCCATCTGCTGGACCCCCTATCACCTGGTGGTGATAGTGGATATCCTCATGGACCTGGGAGTTTTGGCCCGCAATTGTGGTCGAGAAAGCCATGCGGATGTGGCCATGTCAATCACGTCGGGCATGGGCTACATGCACTGCTGCCTCAACCCACTGCTCTAA